The Setaria viridis chromosome 6, Setaria_viridis_v4.0, whole genome shotgun sequence genome contains a region encoding:
- the LOC117860334 gene encoding heavy metal-associated isoprenylated plant protein 44, whose protein sequence is MESTELKVEMVALHEKRVRKCLSKVKGIERVEVEASLQKVVVTGCVNRSKILKALRRVGLRAEPWSPHNELLSAYATTSLMFNNSYSFF, encoded by the exons AGCACGGAGCTGAAAGTGGAGATGGTGGCGCTGCATGAGAAGCGGGTACGGAAATGCCTGTCCAAAGTGAAAG GCATCGagcgggtggaggtggaggcgagcCTCCAGAAGGTGGTGGTGACGGGGTGCGTGAACCGGAGCAAGATCCTCAAGGCGCTCCGGCGGGTGGGGCTCCGCGCCGAGCCGTGGTCGCCGCACAACGAGCTGCTCAGCGCCTACGCCACCACCAGCCTCATGTTCAACAACTCCTACAGCTTCTTCTGA
- the LOC117860877 gene encoding geranylgeranyl transferase type-2 subunit beta 1, whose product MAGKAELAADQHVRYIVTVEKKKDSFESLVMEHIRLNGAYWGLTTLDLLHKLHAVDAAEVVDWIMSCYHPESGGFGGNVGHDPHVLYTLSAVQVLCLFDRLDVLDVDKVADYVAGLQNEDGSFSGDIWGEVDTRFSYIALCTLSLLHRLHKIDVQKAVDFVVSCKNLDGGFGAMPGGESHAGQIFCCVGALAITGSLHHIDRDLLGWWLCERQCKDGGLNGRPEKLADVCYSWWVLSSLIMIDRVHWIDKEKLTKFILNCQDKENGGISDRPDNAVDIYHTYFGVAGLSLMEYPGVKPMDPAYALPLDVVNRIFLRK is encoded by the exons ATGGCGGGGAAGGCGGAGCTCGCCGCGGACCAGCACGTCCGCTACATCGTCACCGTGGAGAAG AAGAAGGATTCGTTTGAGTCGCTGGTGATGGAGCACATCCGCCTCAACGGCGCCTACTGGGGCCTCACCACGCTGGACCTCCTCCACAAGCTCcacgccgtcgacgccgccgaggTCGTCGACTGGATCATGTCCTGCTACCACCCCGAATCTG GTGGATTTGGAGGGAACGTCGGGCACGATCCGCATGTCCTCTACACGCTCAGCGCCGTGCAGGTCCTCTGCCTCTTCGATCGGCTCGATGTCCTTGATGTGGACAAGGTTGCTGACT ATGTCGCTGGACTGCAAAATGAGGATGGATCATTTTCTGGTGATATCTGGGGTGAAGTGGACACTAG GTTCTCGTATATTGCCCTATGTACCTTATCATTACTACACCGTCTGCATAAAATTGATGTGCAAAAGGCTGTAGATTTCGTTGTTAGCTGTAAGAACTTGGATGGTGGATTTGGAGCTATGCCAGGAGGGGAGTCTCATGCTGGGCAAA TATTTTGTTGTGTCGGAGCTCTTGCAATTACCGGATCTCTGCATCACATTGATAGAGATCTTCTTGGATGGTGGCTTTGTGAGCGCCAGTGTAAAGATGGCGGACTTAATGGGCGACCTGAGAAATTAGCTGAT gtttgttactcttggtggGTGTTATCAAGCTTGATAATGATTGATAGAGTGCATTGGATTGACAAGGAAAAGCTTACAAAATTCATACTAAACTGTCAG GACAAAGAGAATGGTGGCATTTCAGATAGACCAGACAATGCAGTAGATATCTATCACACATACTTTGGAGTTGCAG GGCTTTCATTGATGGAGTACCCTGGGGTGAAGCCTATGGATCCTGCCTATGCGTTGCCATTGGATGTTGTCAATCGGATTTTCTTGAGAAAATAG
- the LOC117860876 gene encoding AT-hook motif nuclear-localized protein 10 translates to MEVGSEQGLMAGRDLFGMPKSPPAQVPGPPPSAAMQSVRMAHTADGTPVFAPVTSSAAPPSYQPQGAAHGPSMSATAATGGNGAMAPPGMGEPVAKKKRGRPRKYGPDGSMSLALVPASAATRSPATGQGSSGTFSPAGLNPANSVPGVSPDGVKKRGRPKGSTNKPRMDALGSSGVGFTPHVITVQAGEDVSSKIMSFSQHGTRAVCVLSANGAISNVTLRQTATSGGTVTYEGRFEILSLSGSFLLIENGGQRSRTGGLSVSLAGPDGRLLGGGVAGLLIAASPIQIVLGSFNSEGKKEPKQHAPSDPASAPLKITPTTTMGPNSPPSRGTLSESSGGAGSPPPLHQGMAASNSNQPPIISSMPWK, encoded by the exons ATGGAGGTGGGGTCCGAGCAAGGGCTGATGGCGGGGAGGGATCTGTTCGGCATGCCGAAGAGCCCGCCGGCGCAGGTgccagggccgccgccgtccgcggccATGCAGAGCGTGCGCATGGCGCACACCGCGGATGGCACCCCTGTGTTCGCCCCGGTGACCTCCTCGGCAGCGCCGCCGTCTTACCAGCCGCAGGGCGCGGCCCACGGGCCTAGCATGTCTGCGACGGCGGCCACTGGAGGCAATGgcgccatggcgccgccgggcATGGGTGAGCCGGTGGCCAAGAAGAAGCGCGGGCGGCCAAGGAAGTACGGACCGGACGGGTCCATGTCGCTGGCATTGGTGCCTGCATCGGCGGCTACAaggtcgccggcgacggggcaggGTTCTTCTGGGACGTTCTCACCAGCGGGGTTGAATCCCGCGAACTCTGTGCCGGGGGTGTCGCCGGACGGAGTGAAGAAGCGGGGCCGGCCCAAGGGTTCTACCAACAAGCCGCGCATGGATGCTCTTG GGTCATCAGGAGTTGGATTTACTCCTCATGTTATTACAGTTCAAGCTGGGGAG GACGTTTCATCGAAGATTATGTCATTTTCTCAGCATGGAACGCGTGCGGTTTGCGTTCTTTCAGCAAATGGTGCCATATCAAATGTAACGCTTCGCCAGACTGCTACTTCAGGTGGAACTGTAACATACGAG GGTCGATTTGAGATACTATCACTGTCAGGGTCATTCCTCCTGATAGAGAATGGAGGCCAGCGTAGTCGAACTGGAGGGCTCAGTGTGTCACTGGCTGGTCCTGATGGTCGTCTTTTGGGTGGTGGAGTTGCAGGACTTCTCATAGCAGCTTCACCAATTCAG ATAGTGTTGGGAAGCTTCAATTCTGAAGGCaaaaaggagccaaaacagcaTGCTCCTTCAGACCCTGCATCGGCACCACTGAAGATCACCCCGACCACCACTATGGGACCCAACAGCCCCCCTTCAAGGGGCACATTGAGTGAATCATCTGGTGGGGCTGGAAGCCCACCACCACTGCATCAAGGCATGGCTGCAAGCAACAGTAATCAACCACCAATCATATCCAGCATGCCCTGGAAATGA